The Acidobacteriaceae bacterium nucleotide sequence GGACTGAGACGTTAGACCCGCACTGCTTTAATAACGTGCTCGCCACTAATCCCGATGTTCGCGGTCTCTGGAACCACAACCCTGACCACGTTTTAGGTCGCACCACCTCTGGCACGTTGACGTTGGCCTTGGACGCACGCGGTCTCAGCTATGTGATCGACCCTCCTGATACCACGGTCGCGAATGACCTTATCGTCTCGATGCGGCGCAAAGACGTGACTGGTTCATCCTTTGGTTTCGTCACGAAACGTGACCAATGGACAGACCAGCCAGACGGCTCTGTGCTCCGCACGATTCTCGAAATCGAACAACTGCTTGATGTCTCGCCTGTCACATATCCCTTCTATGGTGCGGCAAACGCTAACGTTCGTTCCCTGCCGGATTCATGTCCTGCCGAGTTCCGCTCTCGCTTTGAGCAGCGCAGCGAAGAGGTCACCAAGCCTGAATCGCTCGTGCAGCACGAAGACGAATGGAAAGCCAACGCTGACCTCCTGCTTCGCCTAGCCGAAGCCTCCTAAGCCTCACCAAATCCCAAACCGCTTCATCACACCGTGCCCTCACAGGCGCGGCGATCCCATTTAAGCCACCAAGGACCTAATCAATGACTCACCGCGAACTAACCGAAAAGCGTAACAAACTCCTGATCGATGCCCGCACCGCCATGCAGGCTGACAACGTAACCGCCGAAACCCGCGCCAGCGTAGACGCCATGCTCGCGGATGCTAACGTCCTCAAGGGTGACATCGAACGCATGGAAGCCTCGGCCGAATCAGAGCAGCGTTCCCTGCCAACCAACACCCCGCCTCGCGGTGCTGTAGAGAATCACTCCGCAAAGGATGAGCGCAGCTTTGAAGAGCGCAATGCCGCTGCGAACATTGCATTGCGTAGCTTCCTGAAGGGTGAACGTTTTGAACAGCGTGACCTCACTGTAGCTGCTAACGGCGGTGTGATGATCCCTGTTGCTGCTGTCGATCCGATCCAGGCAAAGAAGTCCGCCGGTTCGATCATGGACATCGTCAAACGTATGCGTACCACGACTGGCGAAGATGTTCGCCAACCGCTGTGGGACGACACCGCGAATGGCTTCGTTCTCGAT carries:
- a CDS encoding HK97 family phage prohead protease, which produces MKIERRNITTEFRLSEADNKTTISGYAAVFSSPASNGLWTETLDPHCFNNVLATNPDVRGLWNHNPDHVLGRTTSGTLTLALDARGLSYVIDPPDTTVANDLIVSMRRKDVTGSSFGFVTKRDQWTDQPDGSVLRTILEIEQLLDVSPVTYPFYGAANANVRSLPDSCPAEFRSRFEQRSEEVTKPESLVQHEDEWKANADLLLRLAEAS